The candidate division WOR-3 bacterium genome contains a region encoding:
- a CDS encoding D-alanyl-D-alanine carboxypeptidase, which translates to MKKRKFLKRHNLFLEINSKSNNYLANLTFWAIGRYKKTSPQWAIKSYLKRHNLPTTGLLLVDGSGRSRKNRATPFAIIKLLNFLYHSPWKDDFLGSLAVAGKRGTLKRRLLSLRGCVYAKTGSLYGVKTLSGYLFSPRGNFSFSILINDRKEGFSNWDFMEKLLSSLKD; encoded by the coding sequence ATTAAAAAGAGAAAATTCCTCAAAAGGCACAACCTCTTCTTAGAGATTAATAGCAAAAGCAATAACTACCTGGCGAACTTAACCTTCTGGGCGATTGGGAGGTATAAGAAGACTTCTCCCCAATGGGCAATCAAAAGTTATCTCAAAAGGCACAACCTGCCAACAACCGGCCTCCTTTTAGTTGATGGCTCCGGTCGCTCAAGAAAAAATCGGGCAACCCCTTTTGCGATAATTAAACTCTTAAACTTCCTCTACCACTCCCCTTGGAAAGATGATTTTTTAGGAAGTCTGGCGGTTGCCGGAAAGAGGGGGACATTGAAAAGAAGGTTATTATCCCTCCGGGGCTGTGTCTATGCCAAAACCGGCTCTCTTTATGGGGTGAAGACCCTCTCCGGTTATCTCTTCTCCCCCCGCGGCAATTTTTCCTTTTCCATTCTCATCAACGACCGAAAGGAAGGATTTAGCAATTGGGATTTTATGGAAAAACTGCTCTCTTCCTTAAAAGATTAA
- the mnmE gene encoding tRNA uridine-5-carboxymethylaminomethyl(34) synthesis GTPase MnmE: MAEIFSTICALATPPGLSAIAVIRVSGREAFSIVERIFLASGKEKRLSHLPAQKLIPGEIIDPEAKELIDKVLLATYHSPHSYTGEDMVEIFCHGGFYCPERIISLLLRYGCRQALPGEFTKRRFLAGKIDLAQAEGILALTSARTELQAQAALKQMKGSLSQRMKEIVGEMKELLAEVENEIEFSEKESDFLECCRRRLEKLKERIGELVKKGEKEVFIQKGVKCPIVGKANVGKSSLFNRLLGKERALVTEIPGTTRDAISETISLKGIPFRLIDTCGFRVQREKLEELGWEKTEEYLREADLVIVVLDHSQPLTEEDYEIIRLTAQKKRVIVRNKSDLPPHLTEGEEILPPPLPISCKEGTGIEELKELLARQFLNGEEEFYLSEFRHHDLLRRAAAALGRAQKEPYWETIAYEIKSAINSLAEITGEVTSEEILDRIFSRFCIGK; encoded by the coding sequence GTGGCGGAAATTTTCTCTACCATCTGCGCCTTAGCCACCCCGCCCGGCCTCTCGGCAATCGCCGTCATCCGGGTTTCGGGCAGAGAGGCTTTTTCTATTGTGGAGCGGATCTTTCTTGCCTCAGGAAAGGAGAAAAGACTTTCCCACCTCCCCGCCCAAAAATTAATTCCTGGCGAAATCATTGACCCGGAGGCAAAAGAATTGATTGATAAGGTCCTTTTGGCAACCTATCATTCCCCTCACAGTTATACCGGAGAAGATATGGTGGAGATATTCTGCCACGGGGGCTTTTACTGTCCGGAACGTATCATTTCCCTTCTCCTCCGCTACGGCTGTCGCCAAGCCTTACCCGGAGAGTTTACGAAGCGGCGCTTTCTGGCCGGGAAGATTGATTTAGCCCAAGCGGAAGGGATTCTGGCTTTAACCTCAGCCCGCACCGAACTCCAGGCCCAAGCGGCCCTCAAACAGATGAAAGGTTCCCTCTCGCAAAGAATGAAGGAAATAGTTGGGGAGATGAAAGAGCTTTTAGCCGAGGTGGAAAATGAGATTGAATTTTCCGAAAAGGAGAGTGATTTCTTAGAATGCTGCCGGAGGCGATTAGAGAAATTAAAGGAAAGAATAGGAGAGTTGGTGAAGAAGGGGGAAAAGGAAGTTTTCATCCAAAAGGGGGTAAAATGTCCGATTGTCGGCAAAGCGAACGTGGGGAAGTCAAGTCTTTTTAATCGCCTCTTGGGAAAGGAACGCGCTTTGGTGACGGAAATACCCGGAACGACCCGAGATGCGATTAGCGAGACAATATCCTTAAAGGGAATCCCCTTCCGGTTGATTGACACCTGTGGTTTTCGGGTGCAGAGGGAGAAATTGGAGGAGTTGGGTTGGGAGAAGACTGAGGAGTATCTGCGGGAGGCGGATCTGGTGATTGTGGTTCTTGACCATTCCCAACCCCTCACCGAAGAGGATTATGAGATTATCCGCTTGACCGCCCAAAAGAAGCGGGTTATTGTGCGCAACAAATCGGACCTTCCTCCTCACCTTACCGAGGGAGAAGAGATCCTCCCCCCACCACTTCCTATCTCTTGTAAAGAAGGGACCGGGATTGAAGAGTTGAAAGAACTTTTAGCCCGCCAATTTCTCAACGGGGAGGAGGAGTTTTATCTCTCCGAATTCCGCCATCACGACCTCTTAAGGAGAGCAGCGGCCGCCTTAGGTCGGGCGCAGAAAGAACCTTACTGGGAGACAATTGCCTACGAGATAAAATCAGCGATCAATTCCTTAGCGGAGATTACTGGTGAGGTGACGAGCGAAGAGATTTTAGACCGGATATTTTCTCGTTTCTGTATCGGCAAGTGA
- a CDS encoding universal stress protein, whose product MRLNRLLLFLNDAPPPVLDFTLELAEKFSAKIFALYIIDENLVREKMKRENKKREVVKDELEEIAWKKLYEAEDLSARKGVKTSLLLLEGKVNQILREVMESYEIDFLIFSRERQLNWERLLEINKGIIIL is encoded by the coding sequence GTGAGGCTAAACCGCCTTCTCCTCTTCTTGAATGATGCTCCACCCCCCGTTTTGGATTTCACCTTAGAATTGGCGGAAAAGTTCTCCGCCAAAATCTTTGCCCTTTACATAATTGACGAAAACCTCGTCCGGGAAAAGATGAAGAGGGAAAATAAGAAGCGAGAAGTGGTGAAGGACGAGCTAGAAGAGATTGCCTGGAAAAAATTATATGAGGCGGAAGATTTATCGGCCCGGAAAGGGGTGAAAACCTCCCTTCTCTTATTGGAAGGGAAGGTGAATCAGATTTTGAGAGAGGTTATGGAGAGTTATGAGATTGATTTCTTAATCTTTAGCCGAGAGAGGCAATTAAATTGGGAGCGATTATTAGAAATAAATAAAGGGATAATAATTCTGTGA
- a CDS encoding PTS sugar transporter subunit IIA codes for MVRLVELLERGGVILNIKAKEKVEVIKEMAQVLIDKGLILNTDEFFTEILRRENLESTGIGMGVAIPHARTKAVKDLVLVFGRSEEGVDFASLDKKPSHLLFLISAPEDKKEEYIYTLAKISKLVRKDEVRIKLNKAKTEEELLAIIRDYE; via the coding sequence ATGGTCCGGTTAGTAGAACTTTTAGAAAGAGGGGGAGTGATTTTAAACATTAAGGCAAAGGAGAAAGTTGAGGTGATAAAGGAGATGGCGCAGGTTTTAATTGATAAGGGATTAATCCTAAATACCGACGAGTTCTTTACCGAGATTCTCCGTCGGGAGAACTTAGAGAGCACCGGCATTGGTATGGGTGTGGCAATTCCCCACGCCCGCACCAAAGCGGTTAAGGACTTGGTTTTGGTCTTTGGCCGGTCCGAAGAAGGGGTTGATTTTGCCAGCCTGGATAAGAAACCATCCCATCTCCTATTTTTGATTAGTGCCCCGGAGGATAAAAAGGAAGAATATATCTACACCTTAGCCAAAATTTCCAAATTGGTGAGGAAGGATGAGGTGCGGATTAAGTTGAATAAGGCAAAGACCGAAGAGGAACTCTTAGCCATCATTAGAGATTATGAATAG
- a CDS encoding MBL fold metallo-hydrolase, protein MCLLLSLLFCSERKELSLKIYFLDVGHGDCIFLQTPDDGIRGNGEYEGLCILIDGGEERMGREILLPFLRQNRIDTIDCLIATHFHSDHIGGLIPVLESFPVRMILTNTKEKKGELNGRFLELAAQEGCSWRIVQAGETIFWGKEMEVFILNPEKLGKEENNNSIVLKIEYEGKKILLTGDIEGRERKEDSKNCCLVERRLVDKNKEILRSHILKVAHHGSETSSTEEFLAAVRPEVAVITAGRKKFGGHILPDSSVVLRLRKFGAQIYRTDFGDTDYQTAPGDDHILIKISSGKIDVRYLHKFLIF, encoded by the coding sequence TTGTGTCTCTTACTATCCCTTCTTTTCTGCTCGGAGAGGAAGGAACTTTCGTTAAAGATTTATTTCTTGGATGTGGGACACGGTGATTGTATCTTCCTTCAAACTCCGGATGATGGCATTAGGGGTAATGGAGAGTATGAAGGGTTGTGTATCCTGATTGACGGCGGAGAGGAAAGGATGGGGAGAGAGATCCTCCTCCCTTTCCTCCGGCAGAACCGGATTGATACGATTGATTGTCTCATCGCCACCCACTTCCATTCCGACCACATCGGCGGTCTCATTCCGGTCTTAGAAAGTTTTCCGGTGCGAATGATTCTCACTAACACGAAGGAAAAGAAGGGAGAATTAAATGGGCGCTTCCTGGAATTAGCGGCCCAAGAAGGTTGTTCCTGGCGGATTGTCCAGGCGGGTGAGACGATATTCTGGGGAAAGGAGATGGAGGTTTTTATCCTAAATCCGGAAAAATTGGGAAAAGAGGAGAATAATAATAGTATCGTCTTGAAGATTGAATACGAAGGGAAGAAGATTCTCCTCACCGGAGATATTGAAGGGAGAGAGAGAAAAGAAGACTCTAAAAATTGTTGTCTTGTGGAAAGGAGGTTAGTTGATAAAAATAAAGAAATTCTCCGTTCCCACATTTTGAAAGTCGCCCATCACGGGAGTGAAACCTCCTCCACCGAGGAGTTCCTCGCCGCGGTCCGGCCGGAGGTGGCGGTGATTACTGCGGGCCGAAAAAAATTTGGCGGTCATATCCTACCGGATAGTTCCGTTGTCTTGCGCCTTCGGAAATTCGGTGCCCAAATTTACCGCACCGACTTCGGTGATACCGATTACCAAACGGCACCCGGGGATGACCATATCCTGATTAAAATCTCCTCCGGCAAGATTGATGTCCGTTATCTACATAAGTTTTTAATCTTTTAA